Proteins encoded by one window of Mustela erminea isolate mMusErm1 chromosome 5, mMusErm1.Pri, whole genome shotgun sequence:
- the TMEM30B gene encoding cell cycle control protein 50B has product MTWSATARGAHQPDNTAFTQQRLPAWQPLLSASIALPLFFCAGLAFIGLGLGLFYSSYGIKELEYDYTGNPGTGNCSACALADQDRAPPLRCSCAWYFSLPELFPGPLYLYYELTNFYQNNRRYSVSRDDTQLSGLPSALRHPANECAPYQRRASGLPIAPCGAIANSLFNDSFSLWHQRQPGGPYVEVPLDRTGIAWWTDCHVKFRNPPLVNGSLALAFQGTAPPPNWPRPVYELSPDPNNTGFINQDFVVWMRTAALPTFRKLYARIRQGNYSTGLPRGTYLVNITYNYPVRAFGGHKLIVFSNISWMGGKNPFLGIAYLVVGSLCIFMGFVMLVVYIRYQDQNDEDEDAE; this is encoded by the coding sequence ATGACCTGGAGCGCCACGGCCCGGGGCGCCCACCAGCCCGACAACACCGCGTTCACGCAGCAGCGCCTCCCTGCCTGGCAGCCGCTGCTGTCGGCCAGCATCGCGCTGCCGCTCTTCTTCTGCGCCGGCCTGGCCTTCAtcggcctgggcctgggcctcttCTACTCCTCCTACGGCATCAAGGAGCTCGAGTACGACTACACAGGCAACCCGGGCACCGGCAACTGCTCGGCGTGCGCCCTGGCCGACCAGGACCGCGCGCCGCCGCTTCGCTGCTCGTGCGCCTGGTACTTCTCGCTGCCGGAGCTCTTCCCGGGCCCCTTGTACCTCTACTACGAGCTGACCAACTTCTACCAGAACAACCGGCGCTACAGCGTGTCCCGCGACGACACGCAGCTGAGCGGGCTGCCGAGCGCGCTGCGCCACCCGGCCAACGAGTGCGCCCCCTACCAGCGCCGCGCCTCCGGCCTGCCCATCGCGCCCTGCGGCGCCATCGCCAACAGCCTCTTCAACGACTCCTTCTCGCTGTGGCACCAGCGCCAGCCCGGCGGACCGTACGTCGAGGTGCCGCTCGACCGCACCGGCATCGCCTGGTGGACCGACTGCCACGTCAAGTTCCGCAACCCGCCCCTGGTGAACGGCAGCCTGGCGCTTGCGTTCCAGGGCACCGCCCCGCCGCCCAACTGGCCCCGGCCCGTCTACGAGCTGAGCCCCGACCCGAACAACACCGGCTTCATCAACCAGGACTTCGTGGTGTGGATGCGCACGGCGGCGCTGCCCACGTTCCGCAAGCTGTACGCGCGCATCCGCCAGGGCAACTACTCCACCGGGCTGCCGCGCGGCACCTACCTCGTCAACATCACCTACAACTACCCGGTGCGCGCCTTCGGCGGCCACAAGCTCATCGTCTTCAGCAACATCTCCTGGATGGGCGGCAAGAACCCCTTCCTGGGCATCGCCTACCTGGTCGTCGGCTCCCTCTGCATCTTCATGGGCTTTGTCATGCTGGTCGTCTACATTCGCTACCAGGACCAGAACGACGAGGATGAGGACGCAGAGTGA